The DNA window TCGACCACGGCCGTCACCGACCCATCGCGCTCACTCGTGCAGATGGTCCTGCGCTTCGAGAATGCCGACGACGCTTCGGCAGCAGCTCAGGAGATGCACACCGGGTTGACCACCGTCGATACCGACGGCACCGGCGTCGAGACCCCCGAGACGATCGGCATCCTGCCCAACACCTTGGTCTCGACGTCGGAATACTCCTACAGTGCTGGTCCCGAGGTGTCGGTCAACGCGTTCACCGCGCACAACAACTACCTGCTCTACACGTGGGCCAAAGCGCCCGCCGACGACAAGGAGTGGACCGCTGAGGCCGTGGCCCGCGCGCTCGATCTGCAGGGCCCGCTGATCGACCAGTTCCCGGCGCAACCAACCCTGGCTCAAAACGGGGGCGAGCCGGCCGAACTGCCCATGATCGACCAGGACAAGATCCTCCTCTATGCCATTCCCGAAGGAGACGAGCAGGCCGATTCCGGTAACGACATGGCTTCCTACGGTCCTCGCGGAATGGCACACCGCTCGATCAACCCGCCGTTGACCTACCGCGTCCTCACGGAGGCCGGTTCCGACCACAACGCTGTGTACAAGACGAACGTCTACCGGGCGTCCGACGACGCAGGCGCACAGATGATCGTCGAGGAATTCGGAAACGACCTCACCTCGCAGGGATATGTGGAAGCGCCGTCACCACAGGGACTTCCCGACGCCGTGTGCCTGAGCAAGGACACCACGGACGGGACGACCGACTATTGCTTGGTCGCCAACGGGCGATACGTCGGCGAAGCGTACGGAACGGACGACAAGAAGGACGTCGACCAGAAGATCAGCGCACAGTATTTGATCCTCGAGCAGGCTGATCAGAACGCAGAGTAGAGCGGCCGACTTCAACTCGAGCCGTCCGGCGCACCCAGCGAATGGGGTGTGCCGGACGGCTTTGCGGCGTTCGATCTCTGTGGGCCCGGCACCGGCGATTGTCAGTGGACGTCGGTGCGGGGACCGAGCAGGACTGCGAGCTGTTTACGTGCACGGTGGATGCGGGTCTTGACCGTTGCCACCGACACACCTTGATGTTCGGCGATATCGGCGTAGGGCAGGTCGGCGAACTCGGCGAGCACGATCGCGACGCGAAAATCCTCGGGCAGCTCGTTCAAGGCCTGATGGACGACCGATGCGGTCGCGATCCGGTCGTCGATTCGAGGCTGATCATGGCCGAGGTCGATGCCAGGCTCGTCGGTGGTGTCGTCGTCGAGGCTCGCGGTGGGCTTTCGGCGTCGTACGACAGCGAGGGCTGCATTGACCGCGATGCGGTGCAGCCAGGTGTTGAAGCGTGCCTCGCCGCGAAACCTGTGCAGATTCTGCCAGGCGGCAGTGACGGTGTCCTGGAACGCGTCTTCGGCGTCGTGAGTGTTGCCGGTGATCTGCAGGCAGACATGCCACGCGTTGTTGCGGTATCGGCCGACGAGGTCGGCGAATGCGCGGTGGTCACCTAGACGGCATGCCGCGATCAGCTCTGACTCGCTCATTCCACCCCCGATGCTGCGAATCCCTGCCGTTCCACCCCGGCGGAAGGATAGTACCCACCGGTACGAACCCGAGCGGAGGTGAGCATGCCCGCGGCAGCACCGAGCTTCCACGGAGCGTTGCACGGCCCAGCGGTAGGTCGCGTCAAAGCAGGTCTTCGCCTGGCTCGTCGACGCGTTCGAGATCGATGTCGAGGTGATGAATGCCGTCGTCGCCGGGTTCTGTGCCCACGGGGTCGATCGCCAGGTCGTCGGCCAGGGAGAGGTCGCTATCGCTATCGCTGTCGTCGGCGGGTTGAAGTGCGTCGTCGAGCACGATGTCCTCATCCTCGAGCACGATGTCGTCGAGCACGATGTCCTCGTCTTCTGGGACGACGGGATGATCGTCCATCTCGGGAACGAGGTCGGAGTCGGCGGCTGCATCGGGGTCGAACGCGGCGTCGAGGGCGCAGTTCCAGACCTCGTCGGGAAGCGGTGGCAGGTCGCCGGCGAGCTCACGCAGTAAGGCCATGTGGTCGTCGGTCATCGTTCACCTCGCTACTGTTCGGTTGACTTCGCCGCGGGCTGTGCTGGCGCGCCCTGAGGTTTGGTGTGTTCATTGTGCCTGGTGGTTCACGAGCGTAGCGAGATGACCGTCGTTCTGGCCGTCCGCGTGTCGGACACGGGCGGTGTCGTGGTGGTCGAGTCGCTGTCGGCCGGCACCAAGTCGGGATCCGAATCGTCGGCCACGAGCATCTGATTACCGGAGTCAGCCCAGGCTTGCTCGAACTGCTCGATCGGAACTTCGAGCTGATTGCCGTTCGGCACGCCGGGGTCGGAGAGAATGACGACGCCGCGTGCGTCGTCGATGCCGGCGACGACCAGGACATGGTCGGGGCGGTTGTCCTCGACGCCTTCGTGCTCGGGTTTCCAGATTTCGCCGGAGTCGACCATCGCGACGACGCCCTGCCCGTTGTCGAGGGCTGCGCGGAGATCGTCGAGGGACCCGGAACTGATGGTGGCGGGCACGCCCTGATCTTCGAGAAGGATCTCGATGTCGGGCAGTGTCATTCCGCCGGCAGGATCATCACCGGCCATCAGGCCCAACTCGACTGCGCGGTCGACGAGATGTCGGGGGTCGCTGATGTCGGCCTCGGTGTATTCGGCGACGAGTTGTCCGACGACCGCGGGGCCGCAGTATCCGTCGAACTGTTGGTAGAACCAGTTGATCGTCCACTGCGCGGGGTTTCCGTGCACTGCGTCGGCGTCACCAGGTGGCGTAGAAGCACCTTCGGTGCTGTCGGAATCGGCGCCTGAGGTGTCGGAGAGATCTATGTCGGACAGGTCTATATCGAGTGCAGGGTTGCCCGTTGCCAGGGAGTCGGCCGCGGAGGCTGCACCCGGCTCGGGGCGTGTGTAGACGGGTTCGGGTTGGTACTGGTCTTCGTGATGGGGGCCGGCCGATGCGCCGATCAACTCGGCGACTGCCATGCTGTCGTCGGAGTAGTCCGCGGTGGCCTGCTCTGCGACACACCCGTCGGCGACATCATCTGCCGCATCGGACGGCCACATCGCGGTCGGATCGAACTCGTGCATCGGTCGGCCCCTTGTCGTCGAAGAATGTCGTCGAAGAAAGTTCGGTCAGAGGTCGCTCTGCGATTCGGCGGGGTAAGTGCCGGCCTGCGCGTGGTAGTTGTCGTCGGCGGGAATGGCCGATTCGAGGCTCTCGATGGTGCCGAGGTCCGTGTCGGCGCCGGTGGCCACGGTGTCGAAGGTCCCGTCGCCGTTGCTGTCGAGCTCGCCCAGATCGAATCGGCCGTCACCATCGGTGTCGACGAGGGTGGCGTCGATGCGGCCGTCCGCATCGGAGTCGACCATCGCGGTGTCGAACCGGCCGTCGCCGTTCGAGTCGATCAGCACGACGTCCACCTGGCCGTCCAGGTTCGAGTCGATCAATGTTTCAGTGATCGCATTGCCCTCGATGGTGTCCTGGCGGACCGGCGCGCCGCTGACGGGGTCGTGGAACGTTGCCAGGTCGACGTCGCCGTCGTCGTCGAGATCCTCGGCGACACGGATGGTGCCGTCGGAGTGCTGCGCTGCGGCGGTCTCGTAGGTGCCGTTCGAGTCGGTGTCCTGCTCGATCAGGGTGATCGTGCCATCTTCGTTGTAGTGGGTGATGGTGTCGATTCCGTCGACTCGCGAATGGGTCAGATCGATGAGGCCGTCACCGTCCACGTCGCGTGGCGAGACGTAGTCGACCTGACCGCTGACCCCGATGGCCTCGTTGACCGTCGATGCAGAGGGAGCCTCGGCAGGCGGTACCTCTGCAGAGGGCGCCGATTCCGATGCGGCGGCAGAGGAGTCGCCGTAGGAGGCTGTCGACGGGTCGGCGGTCACCTCTGCCGAGGACGCTGCCGGCTCGGAGGCAGCTACCTTTGCGTCGGATGTAGAACTGGCAGAGGAGATTTCGTTCATTTCGGCCTCCATGGCGTTGGTGATGGCATCGGCTTTCTCCTCGACACTCATGTTCGGATCGTTGGCGATCGCGTCGAGTTCGGCTTTGTACTCGGCGGCGTCGGTGCTGTCGTACACGGTCTTGTCGTCGTTCTGCATGGCATGTCCTCTTTCGGGCGTGCTCTCGTTGTTGCGGTCGATAGTTGGATGCACCCGGCTCTGCGAAAGGTTCCCGGCACCGAAAAGAAATCCCGCGACTCGAGGATCGGTCAGTGCTCGACAGCTTCTGTCGAAAGCAGCAGGAGGGGCAGCCTGGACCGGATCGGTCCTGGCAGCCCCTCCTGTGGCAGCTCTTCTGTGGAAAGCGTTGTCGCCGGGTGCTAGTTGATCAATCCTGCGCGGCTGAGGAAGGTCTTCGCACCGTCGGCTCCGACCGCGTCGTAGTACCCCACCATCACACCGGTCGCGCCGTTCGCGTAAGCGATGGAGTAAGCGCCGGTGATCTCTGCAGCGGACAGGTGTGCCGCGGCAGTGCGAGCGACGTTCTCCACGATCTGATTGTCGGCGGCCGCGGTGTCGTTCTGATTCCCCTGCCGGAGCCGCAGGACCTGCTTCTTTGCCTCACGGACATCCACTGAGACCGTGATGTACGACGCCCCGCTGTTCTCTTCGACTATCCCGCTCGTCAACGAGCTGTCCGCCGCGATCTGGCATTGCAGCTGCGCCCCGCCGTTGTCGGT is part of the Rhodococcus sovatensis genome and encodes:
- a CDS encoding DUF7373 family lipoprotein yields the protein MRSRTWLRRAGAIACAGAVLAGCGTDSSDGLSVAKSGGDASSASTVDPAALDTGSYPTSPAPEFGRATKDNILDVETQRLAEFVVVPFEVDPNLVTAKMPTMVIRSHENLNSVLSGNAADVAKTHGMLYGYVSTAATSTTAVTDPSRSLVQMVLRFENADDASAAAQEMHTGLTTVDTDGTGVETPETIGILPNTLVSTSEYSYSAGPEVSVNAFTAHNNYLLYTWAKAPADDKEWTAEAVARALDLQGPLIDQFPAQPTLAQNGGEPAELPMIDQDKILLYAIPEGDEQADSGNDMASYGPRGMAHRSINPPLTYRVLTEAGSDHNAVYKTNVYRASDDAGAQMIVEEFGNDLTSQGYVEAPSPQGLPDAVCLSKDTTDGTTDYCLVANGRYVGEAYGTDDKKDVDQKISAQYLILEQADQNAE
- a CDS encoding RNA polymerase sigma factor, producing MSESELIAACRLGDHRAFADLVGRYRNNAWHVCLQITGNTHDAEDAFQDTVTAAWQNLHRFRGEARFNTWLHRIAVNAALAVVRRRKPTASLDDDTTDEPGIDLGHDQPRIDDRIATASVVHQALNELPEDFRVAIVLAEFADLPYADIAEHQGVSVATVKTRIHRARKQLAVLLGPRTDVH
- a CDS encoding C39 family peptidase; its protein translation is MHEFDPTAMWPSDAADDVADGCVAEQATADYSDDSMAVAELIGASAGPHHEDQYQPEPVYTRPEPGAASAADSLATGNPALDIDLSDIDLSDTSGADSDSTEGASTPPGDADAVHGNPAQWTINWFYQQFDGYCGPAVVGQLVAEYTEADISDPRHLVDRAVELGLMAGDDPAGGMTLPDIEILLEDQGVPATISSGSLDDLRAALDNGQGVVAMVDSGEIWKPEHEGVEDNRPDHVLVVAGIDDARGVVILSDPGVPNGNQLEVPIEQFEQAWADSGNQMLVADDSDPDLVPADSDSTTTTPPVSDTRTARTTVISLRS